CGGTGTTCGAGGGCCTCGCGCTCCCGCCGCGCCCGGCGCAGGCGCAGCCGGGCCTGCCACAGCGGCGGCAGCAGCAGCAGCAGGGCGTAGCCCCCGCCCAGCGCCGTGAACACGGCCACCGCCACCCCGGCGGACAGGGCGAGTTCGCCCCGGCCCAGCGGCAGCGGCAGCCGTACGGGCGCCGGGTTTTCCAGCGCGACGAGCAGCAGGTACGCCGCCAGCGCGAGGAGCAGCAGCACCTGGACGAACCCCACGAGTCGCATGGGGCCAGTCTAGCGCCGGGACGGAGAATCCACAGGCGGATTCCGGACCCCGGGAGCCGGGGGAAGAGACAGGCAGGCTGCCCACGGGAGGACGGGCCCCCGTCTCCAGGGTGGGTCACCATGAAAAAAGGCCCCGCGTGGGGGCCTCCTGTGAAGGGGTCGGGCTCAGAAGTAGAACTTCAGACCGGCCTTGACCGCGTTGCCGAAGCCACGGGTGGCGGTGGCGTCCTGGGCGGCGCCCACACCCTTGTTGGTGAGGTAGTAGCGGGCGTCGGCCTCCGCGAAGGCCGCGATGCTGTCGGTGATCTGGAAGTCCACGCCGATCAGGGCGCTGAGGTAGGTGTCCGTCGTGTTGCCGGTCGCGGTGCGGCTGCGGCTGCTCGTCAGGCCGAGGCCCGCGCCCGCGTAGGGCTGGAAGCGGCCGAAGGTCGTGCCGATGGTGGCGTTCACGTCCGCGGAGATGGCGTTGGGACCGGGGCGGTAGTCGGCGGCCACCCGGGCGCCAATCGGCCCGATGATCTGCGTGCTGCCGATCACGCCGCCGAAGCTGGCGCAGAAGTTCACCGCGCGGCCTTCCGCGTTCGGGATGTAGCAGTTGCCAAGGCTGCCCGCATTTGCGGCGCCGATGCTCACCCCGGCGAACAGGTTGCCGCGCGTGGGGGTGGTGGCGACGGGCGTCGTGTCGCCGATCACGACCGTGCTGGGAGCGGGCTCCGTCGTGGTGGTGTCGGCGGGGGCCGTGGTGGTGGGGGCCGGCGTGGTCGTGGCGGGCGTGGTCGCGGCGCTGCGGGCGGCGGCCTCCAGCGCGTCCACGCGGGCGGTCAGGGCGGCGTCCGCCGTGCCGGCGGCGGGCGCGGTCGGCAGCGCGCGTACGGCGGCCTCCAGCGCGTCGATGCGGGCGGTCAGGGCGGCGGTGTCGGTGCCCGCCGTGCCGGTCCCGGTGCCCAGGGCGGCGATGCGGCCCTCGAGCGCCGTGATGCGGGCCTGCTGGTCGGCGCTCAGGCGCTCCAGGTCGGTCACGCGGGTGGTCAGGGCGGCCAGCTCGGTGCTGACCTCCTGAATGCCGCGCGTGATGGTCGTCAGATCACCCTGGCTGAGGTTGCCGCTGCTCAGGCCGCCGTTTTGCAGCAGGCGGTAGAAGATCAGGGCGGCCTGGTAACGGGTCAGGCTCTCGTTGCCGCGGAAGGTGCCGTCCGGGAAGCCCTGGATCAGCCCGCGCTGCACGATCACGTCCACCGCGTCCTTGGCCCAGTGCCCGGCGGGCACGTCGCTGAAGGTCGTGACCTGGCTGGGGGTCGCGGTCGTGGTCGCCGGGGTCGCGGCGGGCGTCGTCTGGGTGGTCGCCGGGGTCGTGGTGGCGGGCGTGGTCTGGGCCGGCGTCGTCTGGGTGGCGGGTGCGGCGGGGGTGGTCGTGTCCTGGGCGCTGGCGGCGCCGACGCTGAGGGCCAGGGTGGACGCGATGATCAGGGACTTGCGCATGGGTTCTCCTTTACCTTCGCACGGGCACGGCCCTAGCCGCCCCGGTGCATGGGTTTACCGTAGGCAGCCCGCGTGAGTGCCTTGTGAAGCAGCCTG
This region of Deinococcus aestuarii genomic DNA includes:
- a CDS encoding S-layer homology domain-containing protein, translating into MRKSLIIASTLALSVGAASAQDTTTPAAPATQTTPAQTTPATTTPATTQTTPAATPATTTATPSQVTTFSDVPAGHWAKDAVDVIVQRGLIQGFPDGTFRGNESLTRYQAALIFYRLLQNGGLSSGNLSQGDLTTITRGIQEVSTELAALTTRVTDLERLSADQQARITALEGRIAALGTGTGTAGTDTAALTARIDALEAAVRALPTAPAAGTADAALTARVDALEAAARSAATTPATTTPAPTTTAPADTTTTEPAPSTVVIGDTTPVATTPTRGNLFAGVSIGAANAGSLGNCYIPNAEGRAVNFCASFGGVIGSTQIIGPIGARVAADYRPGPNAISADVNATIGTTFGRFQPYAGAGLGLTSSRSRTATGNTTDTYLSALIGVDFQITDSIAAFAEADARYYLTNKGVGAAQDATATRGFGNAVKAGLKFYF
- a CDS encoding lipopolysaccharide assembly protein LapA domain-containing protein, with amino-acid sequence MRLVGFVQVLLLLALAAYLLLVALENPAPVRLPLPLGRGELALSAGVAVAVFTALGGGYALLLLLPPLWQARLRLRRARREREALEHRLSATLQARLGALPVLPPSEPAAPAARSA